Proteins from a single region of Terriglobus sp. TAA 43:
- a CDS encoding RNA polymerase sigma factor produces the protein MGLKGRFETGNPSLRLMVPKKTTWSAFGSLRKPDEFLERHYDRLLRWGVLLTRGDAGLAREVVHDLCVYLMLTNVDFDTVANLEGYLYTSLRHVYLSRLDQASRETLRFVSVADFDSVQFALLGNDRNGSLAIQNELRAICSYAVWRKDASKSFSYFILHFFLGYFPREIGELAILPVAAIYNKLKSARTELGAHLSAIDKVHSIDQSSKPIPPESVVSVAVMEFFAELRAMIAEARKGECLPEAALLDLYSQDPSSPIPCDLLSHMVSCERCLNVIDRHFQRPTLIDRDTLDGFDRGLNMQGPAPRIDDNTFEIMRRHKERIFHHRPQALFIAVNGRVLAFHDVHGTESTLAARLDYSERPDFVEVFSEQQVRLALISIGDAPPSGPSTLSQSISLSERRRLNLKITFDGLGIHGEAIYFDPDAFPVHLELSEGANAPAITPTQNLGRRLSVKELLSTLFPSPVGAWILATVLVLATGAYLIHHVGVARVDGNAVLDQAVQAEAMAMVEATKHQTLVLEETSSNGQQLKGVVEVWQQNGRSMRRLYDTHHHLLASAWNSRDGHADESTAPEGAIVDHAARQLLENDLWKRDVSPQSFRSLVGKTVQAATDADGYTLSASFGPQLEGHVDSGVLVLDKHFKVVREELHLGSTSPIRSAKFVLLTQEFEPSSQVLDNVFSEQKSQGGSTDVPGRTASERQSSTTSETKLVQLQVETLYAMTKMQADIGEPLQILRTPDGRLLVSGVLSSESRRAEIVSRLKTLPEQQLLIVNLNTQGQYDANASSLPRSKALPVSVYSVTGAEPPADALIKRYFSTSGRSNDDQKMAASQFSRDVLENAQRALQHAYALDRLKTDFTMTELRLAGPIYQQQWAEMAATHAVELQDQLSALETQLATIAPYNKGPELLIDAGTAPIDNPMMFAHTVSQLLRKTQELNRTIGLAFTSNAAQTSGQNAVDLLAHARASVPMEEVTRAADFAQQLSMSQAPHAGKNNRGSSLPSPGNP, from the coding sequence ATGGGGTTGAAGGGTAGATTCGAAACCGGCAATCCCTCATTACGCTTGATGGTCCCAAAGAAAACAACATGGAGCGCGTTCGGTTCTCTCCGAAAGCCGGACGAGTTCCTCGAACGCCATTACGATCGACTGCTTCGCTGGGGCGTTCTGCTGACTCGAGGCGATGCAGGTTTGGCTCGGGAAGTCGTCCACGACTTGTGCGTCTACCTCATGTTGACGAACGTAGACTTCGACACTGTTGCCAATCTTGAGGGCTACCTCTACACCTCACTCCGCCACGTGTATCTGTCTCGCCTGGATCAGGCCTCTCGCGAGACGCTGCGGTTCGTGAGTGTCGCCGATTTCGACTCAGTACAGTTCGCGCTCCTAGGAAATGATCGGAATGGATCGCTGGCCATCCAGAACGAACTTCGCGCGATTTGTTCCTACGCTGTCTGGCGAAAGGACGCATCGAAGAGTTTCAGCTATTTCATCCTCCACTTCTTTCTTGGATATTTCCCCCGCGAGATCGGGGAACTTGCGATCCTTCCCGTCGCCGCCATCTACAACAAGCTGAAGAGTGCTCGGACCGAGCTAGGAGCGCATCTTTCTGCCATCGACAAAGTCCATTCCATCGATCAAAGCAGTAAGCCGATACCGCCTGAGTCTGTTGTCTCAGTGGCCGTGATGGAGTTCTTCGCCGAGCTTCGCGCAATGATTGCTGAAGCGAGAAAAGGAGAGTGCCTACCGGAAGCCGCGTTATTAGATCTTTATTCGCAGGATCCGTCTTCACCGATTCCTTGCGATCTTCTTTCACACATGGTCAGTTGCGAACGATGCTTGAATGTCATCGATCGTCACTTCCAACGCCCCACTCTGATCGACAGGGATACGCTTGATGGCTTTGACCGCGGACTCAACATGCAGGGACCCGCGCCCCGCATAGACGACAATACCTTCGAAATCATGCGCCGACACAAAGAGCGCATCTTCCACCATCGGCCTCAAGCGTTGTTCATCGCCGTGAATGGCCGCGTCCTAGCGTTCCACGATGTACATGGGACGGAAAGCACACTCGCTGCGCGACTGGACTACTCCGAGCGGCCTGACTTTGTGGAGGTCTTTAGCGAGCAGCAGGTTCGACTCGCGCTGATTTCCATTGGGGACGCTCCACCCAGCGGACCGTCAACCCTGTCGCAAAGCATCTCTCTCAGTGAACGTCGAAGGTTGAATCTTAAAATCACATTCGACGGACTTGGTATTCACGGCGAAGCTATCTACTTCGATCCTGATGCGTTTCCCGTCCATCTAGAGTTGAGCGAAGGCGCCAATGCTCCGGCCATAACGCCCACACAGAACTTGGGGCGACGTCTGTCGGTCAAGGAACTCCTCTCAACCCTGTTCCCATCGCCTGTCGGCGCATGGATTCTTGCAACTGTTCTCGTACTCGCGACGGGAGCCTACCTCATCCATCACGTCGGCGTTGCTCGTGTCGACGGGAATGCAGTGCTTGATCAAGCGGTTCAGGCGGAAGCAATGGCGATGGTGGAGGCTACGAAGCATCAGACCCTGGTGCTGGAAGAAACAAGCTCCAACGGTCAACAACTCAAGGGTGTTGTTGAAGTGTGGCAACAGAATGGTCGCTCCATGCGACGTCTCTATGACACCCATCATCATCTTCTTGCGTCGGCGTGGAACAGTCGAGACGGACACGCGGATGAATCGACCGCTCCAGAAGGTGCAATCGTTGACCACGCGGCACGCCAGCTTCTTGAGAATGATTTATGGAAGCGTGACGTATCGCCGCAAAGCTTCCGCAGCCTGGTGGGTAAAACCGTACAGGCTGCAACCGATGCGGACGGGTATACGCTCAGCGCCTCCTTTGGACCGCAGCTGGAAGGGCATGTCGACTCGGGTGTCCTTGTGCTCGATAAGCATTTCAAGGTTGTTCGAGAAGAGTTGCATCTGGGCAGTACGTCGCCGATCCGGAGCGCTAAATTCGTCTTATTGACGCAAGAGTTTGAGCCGTCGTCGCAAGTTCTGGATAATGTGTTCTCTGAGCAAAAGAGTCAAGGTGGATCAACCGATGTGCCAGGCCGAACTGCTTCAGAGCGCCAAAGTTCGACAACGTCCGAGACGAAGTTGGTTCAGTTGCAGGTCGAGACGCTGTACGCGATGACAAAGATGCAAGCCGACATTGGAGAGCCGTTGCAGATATTGAGAACGCCAGATGGGCGACTGTTGGTATCGGGAGTTCTATCGAGCGAATCGCGAAGAGCAGAAATCGTGTCAAGGCTGAAGACACTGCCAGAGCAACAACTCCTGATTGTGAATCTGAACACCCAAGGCCAGTACGATGCCAATGCGTCTTCACTCCCGAGGAGCAAGGCGCTTCCCGTTAGCGTCTATAGTGTAACGGGCGCTGAGCCCCCTGCAGATGCCCTCATCAAGAGGTACTTCTCGACCTCCGGCAGATCGAATGACGATCAGAAGATGGCTGCATCCCAGTTTTCGCGCGACGTGCTCGAGAATGCTCAGCGTGCCTTGCAACATGCGTATGCCTTGGATCGGTTGAAAACAGACTTCACCATGACCGAGCTTCGACTCGCTGGGCCCATCTATCAGCAGCAGTGGGCAGAGATGGCTGCAACACATGCTGTCGAACTACAAGATCAATTGAGTGCGTTAGAGACTCAACTCGCTACCATCGCTCCATACAACAAAGGGCCCGAGCTGTTAATCGACGCAGGCACAGCCCCCATCGACAATCCGATGATGTTCGCACATACCGTTTCCCAGCTGCTGCGTAAGACCCAAGAGCTAAATCGGACAATCGGGCTTGCATTTACGTCCAACGCCGCTCAAACCTCCGGTCAGAATGCCGTGGACTTGTTGGCACACGCAAGAGCATCCGTGCCCATGGAAGAAGTGACAAGAGCCGCGGACTTTGCACAGCAGCTTTCCATGTCTCAAGCGCCTCATGCAGGAAAGAACAATCGGGGCAGCTCTCTGCCTTCTCCTGGTAATCCGTGA
- a CDS encoding c-type cytochrome gives MSFAACSLLLALPVQAQQGQAAPLSRPNPYARKAVDSGLAEQGKNLFSVRCAFCHGSDARGGESGPNLLRSSVVLNDEDGEKIGEVVLHGRPQQGMPSFDLTAQQIKQIAGFLHSIPVSGNQRREAALIIPVGDRIEGEKQFQSKCSSCHSVTGDLKGIGARTTDPRTLQQTWMMPGMRGGDPSVKTPQKTVTVTKAGMIVKGDLLRIDDFIVRLKTDNGTIRSFTRATDDPKVVVHDPLKGHLDLLSSYTDKSIHDLTAYLVTLR, from the coding sequence ATGTCCTTCGCGGCGTGCAGTCTTCTACTTGCCTTGCCCGTGCAGGCGCAACAGGGACAGGCTGCGCCATTGTCTCGACCGAATCCTTATGCTCGCAAAGCCGTCGATTCCGGATTGGCGGAGCAAGGCAAGAATCTTTTCAGCGTTCGTTGTGCGTTCTGTCATGGTTCGGATGCACGGGGCGGAGAGAGCGGCCCCAATCTACTTCGATCGAGCGTTGTCTTGAACGATGAGGACGGAGAGAAGATCGGCGAAGTTGTCCTTCATGGCCGTCCTCAGCAGGGTATGCCTTCCTTTGATCTGACGGCACAGCAGATCAAGCAAATCGCCGGATTTCTGCACAGCATTCCAGTCAGCGGGAATCAGCGTCGCGAGGCAGCACTCATCATTCCGGTGGGAGATCGCATCGAGGGCGAGAAACAGTTTCAGTCCAAATGCTCATCGTGCCATTCGGTCACAGGGGACCTAAAGGGCATTGGAGCAAGAACGACAGACCCACGCACCTTGCAACAGACTTGGATGATGCCGGGTATGCGGGGCGGCGATCCCTCGGTCAAAACGCCACAGAAGACAGTAACCGTGACGAAGGCTGGAATGATTGTGAAGGGTGATTTGCTGCGTATCGATGACTTCATCGTTCGTCTGAAGACAGATAACGGAACCATCCGCAGTTTTACCCGTGCGACCGATGATCCGAAGGTTGTCGTGCATGATCCGTTGAAGGGGCATCTTGACCTGCTGTCTTCTTACACAGACAAGTCGATTCACGACCTCACCGCGTACCTGGTCACACTCCGATGA
- a CDS encoding acido-empty-quinoprotein group A — MPAQSLAPSDLLGRLNATWPTYSGDYTGQRYSQLKQITAANVKNLSLAWTSRINSGLPTSGGRASFFAGPAPAPTIIAGEGKGDLNESGATSRSSRIVCSAIVWNDTIYLSTPDNAWAMDARDGNILWHFVWKTRGGTHTGNRGLALYKDTLFLETPDDYLVAISAKNGTEKWHKVIAPFNEQYFSTGAPILIGDHLLVGTGNDLDAPEALTSFDPETGDVQWKWYATPQTEDDPALKTWANLRAAKYGGGPMWIPGSYDPETHLYILGTGNPTPAYTSQSRGEGDNLYTCSLVAINVDTGKLVWHYQTSPHDTHDWDSTQTPVLVDAPFGGRPRKLVLQATRNGYFYVLDRLSGEHLLTSKFSPIANWATGLDTKGRPIRDPKKDFDIAGSLVSPVNAGATNWMPPSFNPQTGLFYVTTEDAYSMYYLTETDPRGAMGLGGKDELGVGLIGSYLTAMDYKTGKIAWRHKYPEAPSWGGTNVGHALLNTAGGLLFAGDPQGNLVAYDPANGNPLWHVHLGDVSGPVQTFLLDGKQYVIAAATDTLYAFRLN; from the coding sequence TTGCCCGCTCAATCACTCGCGCCAAGCGATCTATTGGGTCGCCTCAACGCAACCTGGCCAACCTATTCCGGTGATTACACGGGGCAGCGATACAGCCAGCTAAAACAGATCACGGCAGCGAATGTAAAGAACCTTTCGCTGGCGTGGACATCGCGCATTAACTCAGGGCTTCCCACTTCCGGTGGACGTGCAAGTTTCTTCGCGGGCCCTGCGCCCGCACCAACCATCATTGCCGGTGAAGGGAAGGGAGACTTGAACGAGAGCGGCGCGACTTCGCGTTCCAGCCGTATTGTCTGCTCTGCCATCGTCTGGAACGACACCATCTATCTCTCGACTCCTGATAATGCTTGGGCGATGGATGCACGCGATGGCAACATCTTGTGGCACTTTGTTTGGAAGACACGCGGAGGCACACATACCGGGAATCGCGGACTTGCACTCTACAAGGACACGCTCTTCCTCGAGACGCCGGATGATTACCTCGTTGCAATCAGCGCCAAGAATGGAACAGAAAAGTGGCATAAGGTGATTGCTCCCTTCAACGAACAGTACTTTTCTACGGGCGCCCCCATCCTTATCGGAGACCATCTCTTGGTCGGTACTGGAAACGATCTTGATGCGCCAGAGGCACTCACGTCCTTTGATCCCGAAACGGGAGACGTCCAATGGAAGTGGTACGCCACGCCACAGACCGAGGACGATCCAGCCTTGAAAACTTGGGCGAACTTGCGTGCTGCGAAATATGGCGGCGGTCCGATGTGGATTCCAGGTTCTTATGATCCTGAAACGCATCTCTACATTCTCGGCACTGGCAATCCCACACCTGCCTATACTTCACAGAGCCGCGGCGAAGGCGACAACCTATACACATGCTCTCTTGTCGCCATCAACGTGGATACGGGGAAGCTGGTCTGGCATTACCAGACGTCGCCTCATGACACGCATGATTGGGATTCGACACAGACACCGGTCCTTGTGGACGCTCCGTTTGGAGGAAGGCCGCGCAAGCTGGTTTTACAGGCTACACGCAATGGCTACTTCTATGTTCTGGATCGTTTGTCAGGCGAACATCTGCTCACGAGCAAGTTCTCACCCATAGCTAACTGGGCTACCGGTTTGGACACAAAGGGTAGGCCAATTCGTGATCCGAAGAAGGACTTCGATATTGCGGGCTCGCTTGTCTCGCCCGTGAACGCGGGGGCAACGAACTGGATGCCGCCATCCTTCAATCCGCAGACAGGGCTCTTTTACGTCACGACTGAGGATGCATATTCCATGTATTACCTGACAGAGACAGATCCCCGAGGTGCCATGGGATTGGGAGGAAAAGATGAACTCGGTGTCGGCCTCATTGGAAGTTACCTCACCGCGATGGATTACAAGACCGGAAAGATTGCGTGGCGGCACAAGTATCCGGAGGCTCCGAGTTGGGGTGGAACGAATGTCGGTCACGCCCTTCTGAATACAGCAGGTGGTTTGCTCTTTGCAGGTGATCCTCAAGGCAATCTTGTAGCCTATGATCCTGCCAACGGAAATCCGTTATGGCATGTCCATTTAGGAGATGTCTCCGGACCGGTCCAGACGTTCCTGCTGGATGGGAAACAGTATGTGATCGCGGCTGCGACCGACACTCTCTATGCGTTCCGTCTCAACTAG
- a CDS encoding carbohydrate kinase family protein codes for MRVLSIGEILWDHCGTQRTLGGAPLNFSAHMSRLGNEVAILSAVGRDDSGDEAVQNIKNLGVDLRFLQTSSEAATGSTSVVLSPNGEPTSRINRPAAYDFVKVDTFAMQEIGEYRPDWLYIGTLFHLQPEFALRTVHLRRSMPHLRVFYDINLRPDNWSLPLVKCLSSHANIVKLNESEAHTLAEASGFRNFDASPEGFCHQWLRIFDLECVCLTLGAAGCLLVTTKEVLTIPCAHIQVLDPLGAGDAFSAGFVHAWHHGLSMEHSGRVANYMGGLVARKIGAIPEWSEQERELLQEQFALQQNRDGIPAS; via the coding sequence ATGCGCGTACTTAGCATTGGCGAGATCCTGTGGGATCATTGCGGCACTCAGAGAACCCTCGGCGGCGCTCCCCTCAATTTCTCCGCACACATGTCTCGCCTCGGAAACGAAGTCGCGATCTTAAGCGCAGTCGGCAGGGACGACTCGGGCGACGAAGCTGTTCAGAACATCAAGAATCTTGGAGTGGACCTACGTTTTCTGCAAACCAGTTCGGAAGCGGCCACGGGGAGTACCTCCGTTGTGCTAAGCCCGAACGGTGAGCCGACCTCGAGAATCAACCGTCCTGCTGCCTACGATTTCGTGAAGGTCGACACTTTCGCGATGCAGGAAATCGGTGAATACAGACCAGACTGGCTTTACATCGGAACTCTCTTCCACCTGCAACCGGAATTTGCTCTTCGAACAGTCCATTTGCGCAGGAGCATGCCACATCTCCGTGTTTTCTATGACATCAATCTGAGGCCCGACAATTGGAGCCTTCCGTTGGTAAAGTGCTTATCAAGCCACGCGAACATCGTGAAACTCAATGAATCGGAAGCTCATACACTCGCGGAAGCCAGCGGTTTCCGAAACTTTGATGCGAGTCCGGAAGGGTTCTGTCATCAGTGGTTGCGGATATTCGATCTGGAATGTGTCTGCTTGACGCTCGGTGCAGCTGGATGCCTCCTCGTCACAACCAAGGAGGTTCTGACCATACCCTGCGCTCACATTCAGGTGTTGGATCCGTTAGGTGCGGGCGATGCATTCAGCGCGGGCTTTGTTCATGCTTGGCATCACGGTTTGAGCATGGAACATTCAGGACGCGTTGCCAACTACATGGGTGGCCTCGTTGCAAGAAAAATCGGTGCGATACCTGAGTGGTCGGAGCAGGAACGCGAACTGCTGCAAGAACAGTTCGCATTGCAGCAGAATCGCGATGGAATTCCAGCTAGTTGA
- a CDS encoding glycosyltransferase family 39 protein produces the protein MRLYRYNMLQPLPDPHNAPARLSTYVHFHQHRHASKADIARTHPALLSGSCLLVACVTIFAANTLHWPLSGDAALMRYISFLMDHGRVPYRQIDDMNLPGSYLVDYAVLHLLGSSSLVWRIFDLGLTAVAAVAMMSIARPYGWFSGLSAAALLTLIHGQDGIFELGQRDLVVAVLVLLAYATFFQATRKESPRWMLAFGISASLATTIKPIFIFFGVALLLVMVAEKTKRQQTVSSFAYYGIVGLLLPLAATATFLSAMHASTDFISVMTGLLPFHTGLARKPLGFLLLHSFSPLLPLVLLWIPCLRTQWRRWGTFEGKAMLIGLTFGLVSYIAQGKGFSYHRYPFLAMLLMIMSIDCYRSTQESGWARPIGWVGIAFGALILAPLCTIKASRYDWHNNEFSEMLQSDLLRLSGGSVSGHVQCIDTIGGCFSVLYDLRALQRDRFIYDEFLFNATENQAVLRARESFFEELRRKPPQLLVVTDDLFPSGPNNFQKVKQWPKFASYLKANYFQCAQGRPPHTIKWWSREQQPSTYQILCYRPGI, from the coding sequence ATGCGGCTCTATCGCTACAACATGCTGCAGCCTCTGCCTGATCCGCACAACGCTCCTGCCCGCCTATCTACTTACGTTCACTTCCACCAACACCGACACGCCAGCAAAGCCGACATTGCGCGTACACACCCGGCCCTGTTAAGTGGGAGTTGTCTTCTTGTTGCCTGCGTGACCATCTTTGCGGCCAACACGCTGCATTGGCCGCTATCGGGCGATGCAGCGCTTATGCGCTACATCAGCTTCCTGATGGACCACGGGCGCGTACCGTATCGCCAAATCGACGACATGAACCTGCCCGGCTCATATTTGGTGGATTATGCCGTCCTTCATCTGCTTGGTAGCAGCTCCCTGGTATGGCGCATCTTCGACCTCGGCCTGACGGCGGTCGCCGCAGTTGCAATGATGTCGATAGCACGACCCTATGGGTGGTTTTCGGGGTTATCAGCCGCGGCGTTGCTGACACTCATTCACGGTCAAGACGGCATCTTCGAACTCGGCCAGCGCGATCTTGTTGTGGCAGTCCTTGTATTGCTCGCGTACGCAACGTTCTTTCAGGCAACCAGAAAGGAGTCACCGCGGTGGATGCTCGCCTTTGGCATAAGTGCAAGCCTTGCTACGACGATCAAGCCCATCTTCATCTTCTTTGGCGTCGCCTTGCTTCTCGTGATGGTGGCCGAGAAGACAAAGAGACAGCAGACAGTCTCCTCATTCGCCTACTACGGTATCGTCGGTCTACTGCTACCGCTTGCGGCTACGGCTACCTTCCTCTCGGCGATGCATGCATCCACGGACTTCATCTCCGTCATGACGGGCCTGCTGCCATTCCACACGGGGTTAGCGCGGAAGCCCTTAGGCTTTCTACTCTTGCATTCTTTCTCACCTCTCCTGCCACTCGTCCTGTTGTGGATTCCCTGCCTCCGCACGCAATGGAGGCGATGGGGCACGTTTGAGGGAAAAGCCATGCTGATTGGCCTGACGTTTGGACTTGTCTCATACATTGCACAAGGAAAGGGATTCTCTTATCACCGCTATCCGTTTCTCGCCATGCTCCTGATGATCATGAGCATCGATTGCTATCGCAGCACACAGGAGAGCGGCTGGGCGCGGCCTATTGGTTGGGTGGGGATTGCGTTCGGCGCACTTATCCTGGCACCGCTCTGCACCATCAAAGCAAGTCGGTACGACTGGCATAACAACGAATTCTCCGAGATGCTGCAGAGTGATCTGCTGCGTTTGAGCGGTGGAAGTGTATCGGGCCATGTGCAATGCATCGACACAATCGGCGGATGCTTCTCCGTTCTCTACGACTTGAGAGCCTTGCAACGCGATCGATTTATCTACGACGAGTTCCTATTCAACGCGACAGAGAATCAGGCTGTTCTGAGAGCGCGGGAGTCGTTCTTCGAGGAACTTCGGCGAAAGCCACCACAGTTACTTGTGGTCACAGACGATCTGTTCCCTTCAGGTCCGAACAACTTCCAGAAGGTAAAGCAGTGGCCTAAGTTCGCAAGCTATCTGAAAGCAAACTACTTTCAATGTGCCCAAGGCCGACCACCACACACGATCAAGTGGTGGAGTCGTGAGCAACAGCCGAGTACGTATCAAATCCTTTGCTATCGACCCGGGATATGA